Within Vannielia litorea, the genomic segment GTTGGCGGCGCCCTTCGGGCCGTCGATGACCCGGCCCGCCACGTTCCACTTGCCGTCTCCTGCGGAGGTGGCGTCGAGAAAGTTCATCGGCGGGTTGCCGATGAAGCTGGCGACGAACTCGGCCGCCGGGTTGCGGTAGACCTCGATGGGCGTGGCGGCCTGGACGATTTCGCCGCTGTGCATGACGCTGATCCGGTCGGCCATCGACATGGCCTCGACCTGGTCGTGGGTGACGTAGACGGCGGTGGTCTTGCTCTCGGCCAGCACGCCCTTCAGCTCGGCCCGCATCTCCATGCGCAGAAGCGCGTCGAGGTTCGAGAGCGGCTCGTCCATCAGGATCACGTCGGGCTCCATGGCGAGCGCGCGGGCCACGGCGACACGCTGGCGCTGGCCACCGGAGAGCTCGCCGGAGTAGCGCTTGAGCAGCATCTCGATGTGCATCAGCCCGGCGACCCGCTCGACCCGTTGCCTGACCACGTCGTCGGGCAGCTTCTGCATCCTGAGGCCGAAGCCGATGTTCTCGAAGACCGTCAGGTGCGGGAAGACCGCGTAGTTCTGGAACACCATGGCGATGCCGCGATCCTTGGGCGCGAGGTGATCGACGCGCTTGCCGCCGATCCAGATCTCGCCCTCGGTCGCGGTTTCGAGGCCGCAGATGATGCGCAGGAGGGTGGTCTTGCCGCAGCCCGAGGCGCCGAGAAGCACCATGAATTCCTGGTCGGCGATTGTCAGGTCGATGTCGTGCAGCGCGGTGTAGGCGCCGAAGGACTTCTGGACGTTCTTGATCTGGATTTCAGCCATATCATCGGTTCCTTTCGTGAAACGCCCCGCGTCAGCGGTTGGCGATGCCCCACATGGCGAAGAGGTACTTGCGCACCGCGAAGATGAAGATCAGCGCGGGCACGACGAGGATGAAGCCACCTGCGAACTTCAGGTGCAGCGGCGAGGTGTCGAGGCTTTGCAGCAGGAAGGCGGTCAGCGTGCGGTTCTCGATGGTCAGCACCGCGGCGGCAAAGACCTCGTTCCAGGAGATCACGAAGGCGAAGATCGCCGATGCGGTGATTCCGGGCAGGATCAGCGGCAGCACCACCTTGGTGAAGGCGGTGAACCGTGTGCAGCCCAGCGTCCACGCGGCCTCCTCGAGCTCCAGCGGGATGCCGGAGAAGAGCGAGAAGGTGATGAGCACCGCGAAGGGGATCGCCAGGGTGGTGTGCACCAGCGCCAGGCCGAAGGCGGTGTCGTCGAGGCCGGTCTGGATGAACATGACCGCGAGCGGCAGCGCCAGGAGCGGCAGGGGGAAGGCCCGTGTCAGCAGGATCAGCAGCCGGAACAGCTCCTTGCCGCGGAAGTCGAAGCGCGAGAGGGCATAGCCTGCCGGCGCGCCGATGGCGATCGACATCACCATCGTCATCGCCGCCACGATCACCGAGTTCTTCAGCGCGTCCAGCATGCCTGCGAACTGCAGGAAGAAGGAGAGCGAGCCGAGGTCGAACTCGGGGAAGAACGGCTTGGGAAAGCTGTTCACCGTGTCGGGCGAGGAGAGCGTGTTGATCGCCAGGAAGTAGATCGGCACGAGAACCCAGGCACAGAGCAGGACCACGCCGGCGACGTAGAGTCTCCGCCCGGCGCTGCGGGTGTCTTTCGCGGCGGGGGCTTCGGTGGCAACAGTGGTCATATCGTTGCTCCTTTCGGAACGCGCAGGGCGCGCAGGATGACGAGGGTCGCGGCGATGGAGATGACGAGGATGATCAGCGCCATGGCCGCCGCGGCGCCGTTGTTGAGAAGGTCGAACTGGTAGGCATAGGTCTCGCCCATCAGCACCGGGAAGAGCGTGCCGCCAAGGGCCGCCACCACGGCGAAGACCTCGAAGGCCATGATGACCCGCAGCACCAGCGCGGTTTGCAGCGAGGGCCGCAGCATCGGCAGGGTGATGCGCAGGAAGCGCTTCCAGGGCGATGCGCCGAAGACCTCGGCCGCCTCGTAATATTCCTTGGGGATCAGCCCGATGCCCGCGACGAGAATGACCAGCATGATCGCGGTCGCCCGCCAGATCTCGGCCAGGGCA encodes:
- a CDS encoding ABC transporter ATP-binding protein; translation: MAEIQIKNVQKSFGAYTALHDIDLTIADQEFMVLLGASGCGKTTLLRIICGLETATEGEIWIGGKRVDHLAPKDRGIAMVFQNYAVFPHLTVFENIGFGLRMQKLPDDVVRQRVERVAGLMHIEMLLKRYSGELSGGQRQRVAVARALAMEPDVILMDEPLSNLDALLRMEMRAELKGVLAESKTTAVYVTHDQVEAMSMADRISVMHSGEIVQAATPIEVYRNPAAEFVASFIGNPPMNFLDATSAGDGKWNVAGRVIDGPKGAANRPLQFAIRPEDIQPATEGLEARVRIVEPLGAHLLVTCDVDGKLFRAVLDSDMVVKPGETLTLAPQPDRIRWFDPETTKAVA
- a CDS encoding carbohydrate ABC transporter permease — protein: MTTVATEAPAAKDTRSAGRRLYVAGVVLLCAWVLVPIYFLAINTLSSPDTVNSFPKPFFPEFDLGSLSFFLQFAGMLDALKNSVIVAAMTMVMSIAIGAPAGYALSRFDFRGKELFRLLILLTRAFPLPLLALPLAVMFIQTGLDDTAFGLALVHTTLAIPFAVLITFSLFSGIPLELEEAAWTLGCTRFTAFTKVVLPLILPGITASAIFAFVISWNEVFAAAVLTIENRTLTAFLLQSLDTSPLHLKFAGGFILVVPALIFIFAVRKYLFAMWGIANR